In the Oncorhynchus gorbuscha isolate QuinsamMale2020 ecotype Even-year linkage group LG05, OgorEven_v1.0, whole genome shotgun sequence genome, one interval contains:
- the LOC124036185 gene encoding ubiquitin-conjugating enzyme E2 G1-like isoform X1 — protein sequence MTEQSALLLRKQLAELNKNPVEGFSAGLIDDEDIYKWEVVIIGPQDTLFEGGFFKAYLTFPYDYPLRPPKMKFITEIWHPNVAKNGDVCISILHEPGEDKFGYEKPEERWLPIHTVETIMISVISMLADPNSDSPANVDAAKEWREDPNGEFKRKVARCVRKSQEMAFD from the exons ATGACTGAACAATCAGCATTACTTCTTCGAAAGCAATTGGCAG AGCTCAACAAGAACCCAGTGGAGGGCTTTTCAGCTGGCCTAATAGATGATGAGGATATATACAAATGGGAGGTGGTCATCATAGGGCCACAGGACACCCTCTT TGAAGGAGGGTTTTTCAAAGCGTACCTGACCTTTCCCTATGATTATCCACTACGGCCTCCCAAGATGAAGTTCATCACTGAAATCTGGCATCCTAATg TGGCAAAGAATGGTGATGTATGTATCTCAATACTGCATGAGCCAGGAGAGGACAAGTTTGGCTATGAGAAACCAGAGGAACGTTGGCTTCCAATCCACACTGTAGAGACGATTATGATTAGTGTGATCTCCATGCTGGCCGACCCTAACAGTGATTCGCCTGCTAATGTGGATGCTGCG AAAGAGTGGAGGGAGGATCCTAATGGTGAATTCAAGAGGAAGGTGGCTCGCTGTGTACGGAAAAGCCAGGAGATGGCATTTGACTAG
- the LOC124036185 gene encoding ubiquitin-conjugating enzyme E2 G1-like isoform X2, with the protein MTEQSALLLRKQLAELNKNPVEGFSAGLIDDEDIYKWEVVIIGPQDTLFEGGFFKAYLTFPYDYPLRPPKMKFITEIWHPNGEDKFGYEKPEERWLPIHTVETIMISVISMLADPNSDSPANVDAAKEWREDPNGEFKRKVARCVRKSQEMAFD; encoded by the exons ATGACTGAACAATCAGCATTACTTCTTCGAAAGCAATTGGCAG AGCTCAACAAGAACCCAGTGGAGGGCTTTTCAGCTGGCCTAATAGATGATGAGGATATATACAAATGGGAGGTGGTCATCATAGGGCCACAGGACACCCTCTT TGAAGGAGGGTTTTTCAAAGCGTACCTGACCTTTCCCTATGATTATCCACTACGGCCTCCCAAGATGAAGTTCATCACTGAAATCTGGCATCCTAATg GAGAGGACAAGTTTGGCTATGAGAAACCAGAGGAACGTTGGCTTCCAATCCACACTGTAGAGACGATTATGATTAGTGTGATCTCCATGCTGGCCGACCCTAACAGTGATTCGCCTGCTAATGTGGATGCTGCG AAAGAGTGGAGGGAGGATCCTAATGGTGAATTCAAGAGGAAGGTGGCTCGCTGTGTACGGAAAAGCCAGGAGATGGCATTTGACTAG
- the LOC124036184 gene encoding anaphase-promoting complex subunit 7, whose translation MNVIDHVRDMAAAGLHSNVRIMSSLLLTMSNNNPELFSPSQKYQLLVYHADAIFHDKEYRNAACKYNMALQQKKVLSKTSKVRPSTGGTASSIQSQSLPSEIEVKYKIAECYTILKLDKDAIAVLDGIPSRQRTPKINMMLANLYRKAGQERSAVTSYKEVLRQCPLALDAIIGLLSLSVKGAEVASMTMDVIQSIPNLDWLSAWIKAYAFIHAGDNHRAINTICSLEKKSLLRDNVDLLVSLADVYFRAGDTKNSILKFEQAQMLDPYLIKGMDVYGYLMAREGHLEDVEVLGGRLFNISDQHAEPWVISGCHSFYSKRYSRALYLGAKAIQLNSNSVQALLLKGAALRNMGRVQEAIIHFREAMRLAPCRLDCYEGLIDCYLASNGIREAMGMANNIYKTLGANAQTLTILATVCLEDPVTQEKAKTLLDKALAQRPDYTKAVVKKAELLSREQKYEEGIALLRNALANQSDCVLHRMLGDFLVAVNDYQEAMDQYSIALSLDPNDQKSLEGMQKMEKEESPADATVELDGDDMEGSGEDGDLEGSDSEAAQWADQEQWFGMQ comes from the exons ATGAACGTCATAGATCATGTACGGGATATGGCCGCTGCGGGGCTACACTCAAATGTTCGGATAATGAGTAGTTTACTGCTGACAATGAGCAATAACAATCC AGAGCTGTTCTCACCATCCCAGAAGTACCAGTTGCTGGTTTACCATGCAGATGCCATCTTCCATGACAAGGAGTACCGTAATGCTGCCTGCAAGTACAACATGGCACTGCAGCAGAAGAAAGTGCTCAGCAAAACGTCCAAAGTTCGCCCATCTACCGGGGGAACGGCATCCTCCATACAGTCACAG AGTTTGCCCTCAGAGATTGAGGTAAAGTATAAGATTGCAGAGTGCTACACCATCCTGAAGCTGGATAAGGATGCCATTGCAGTGCTTGATGGGATTCCATCTAGACAGAGAACCCCAAAG ATCAACATGATGCTGGCAAATCTGTACAGGAAGGCTGGACAGGAACGCTCTGCTGTCACAAGCTACAAAGAGGTCCTGAGACAGTGTCCTCTGGCACTGGATGCCATCATTG GTCTCTTGTCTCTGTCAGTGAAGGGAGCTGAAGTGGCATCCATGACAATGGATGTGATCCAGAGTATTCCCAACCTGGACTGGCTCTCTGCATGGATCAAAGCCTATGCCTTCATACATGCAGGGGACAACCACAGAGCAATCAACACCATCTG CTCTCTGGAGAAAAAGTCTTTACTGCGGGACAATGTGGACCTGCTGGTGAGCCTGGCAGATGTGTACTTCAGGGCAGGCGACACAAAGAACTCCATCCTGAAGTTTGAGCAGGCCCAGATGCTGGACCCTTATCTGATCAAAG GCATGGATGTATATGGCTACCTTATGGCACGTGAGGGGCACCTGGAGGATGTTGAGGTCCTTGGAGGAAGACTGTTCAACATCTCAGATCAGCATGCAGAGCCCTGGGTTATATCTGG ATGTCACAGCTTCTACAGTAAGCGCTACTCCCGGGCCCTCTACCTGGGTGCCAAGGCCATCCAGCTGAACAGCAACAGTGTGCAGGCCCTCCTCCTGAAGGGGGCAGCACTGAGGAACATGGGCAGAGTGCAGGAGGCCATCATCCACTTTAGAGAGGCCATGCGCCTGGCGCCATGCCGTCTGGACTGCTACGAAG GTCTGATTGACTGTTACCTGGCATCCAATGGGATCCGAGAGGCGATGGGGATGGCCAATAACATCTATAAAACCCTGGGAGCGAATGCCCAGACTCTAACCATCCTGGCCACAGTCTGCCTGGAGGATCCTGTGACCCAGGAGAAGGCCAAAACCCTGCTGGACAAGGCGCTAGCTCAGAGGCCTGACTACACCAAGGCTGTGGTCAAAAAGGCAGAGCTGCTAA GTCGGGAACAGAAATATGAGGAAGGGATTGCTCTTCTCCGGAATGCCTTAGCCAATCAGAGTGACTGTGTGCTGCACAGAATGCTGGGGGATTTCCTTGTGGCGGTCAATGATTATCAAGAGGCAATGGACCAATACAGCATAGCACTTAG CCTGGACCCAAATGACCAGAAGTCTCTGGAAGGAATGCAgaagatggagaaggaggagagcccTGCTGATGCCACTGTGGAGCTGGATGGAGATGACATGGAGGGCAGTGGGGAGGATGGAGACTTGGAAGGCAGTGACAGTGAGGCAGCGCAGTGGGCAGACCAGGAGCAGTGGTTTGGCATGCAGTGA